One genomic segment of Leptotrichia sp. oral taxon 215 str. W9775 includes these proteins:
- a CDS encoding NAD(P)-dependent oxidoreductase gives MDKNLKIVFLDRITAGPIELKERFSKYGEYIEYDDTDADQIIERISDADVIITNRIKLRKEHFDKASKLKLVLITATGFNHIDIKSGNEKGIKTANVSDYSTNSVAQLAITYLLNALTPITEYSKEVKNNKWLDITIPEYQSYPVNDAEGKILGVVGFGNIGKRVAAIAEVLGMEVMVAKIPGRNYDENKSQNIHEKRYDLDEVLEKCDILTLHTPLTELTRDLINLERMKKMKKSAAILNLARGPVINQEDLYFALKNKIIKSAAIDVTSVEPVEKDSKLFELENLIITPHIAWKSEKSLTRLMDEVENNLKMFLEGKLEGLK, from the coding sequence ATGGACAAGAATCTTAAAATAGTTTTTCTGGATAGAATAACAGCCGGACCGATTGAACTTAAGGAAAGATTTTCAAAATATGGAGAGTACATTGAGTATGATGATACAGATGCAGATCAGATTATAGAAAGAATAAGTGATGCAGATGTAATAATAACAAATAGGATTAAGCTGAGAAAAGAACATTTTGACAAGGCTTCTAAGCTGAAATTGGTTCTTATAACTGCTACCGGTTTTAATCACATTGATATTAAGAGTGGAAATGAAAAAGGTATAAAAACTGCCAATGTTTCAGATTATTCTACAAATTCAGTGGCACAGCTTGCAATTACCTATCTTTTGAATGCCTTGACACCAATAACGGAATACAGTAAAGAAGTAAAAAATAACAAATGGCTGGATATTACGATTCCTGAATATCAAAGTTATCCTGTAAATGATGCTGAAGGAAAAATTCTTGGAGTAGTGGGATTTGGAAATATTGGGAAAAGGGTAGCGGCAATAGCGGAAGTTTTAGGAATGGAAGTAATGGTTGCAAAAATTCCTGGAAGAAATTATGATGAAAATAAATCACAAAATATTCATGAAAAAAGGTACGATTTAGATGAAGTACTTGAAAAATGTGATATTCTAACACTTCATACACCTTTGACGGAATTAACGAGGGATTTGATAAATCTTGAAAGAATGAAAAAAATGAAAAAAAGTGCAGCAATATTGAATCTGGCAAGGGGACCTGTTATAAATCAGGAAGATTTATACTTTGCATTGAAAAATAAAATAATAAAATCAGCTGCAATTGATGTTACAAGTGTTGAGCCTGTTGAAAAGGATTCAAAACTGTTTGAACTGGAAAATCTTATTATAACACCTCATATAGCATGGAAATCTGAAAAAAGTCTAACTAGACTTATGGATGAAGTGGAGAATAATCTTAAAATGTTTCTTGAAGGGAAACTTGAAGGTCTGAAGTAA